One Marmota flaviventris isolate mMarFla1 chromosome 16, mMarFla1.hap1, whole genome shotgun sequence DNA segment encodes these proteins:
- the Nfil3 gene encoding nuclear factor interleukin-3-regulated protein — MQLRKMQTIKKEQASLDTTSPGDKGMVLSSALTEATEDLATGEELLLNEGSVGKNKSSACRRKREFIPDEKKDAMYWEKRRKNNEAAKRSREKRRLNDLVLENKLIALGEENATLKAELLSLKLKFGLISSTAYAQEIQKLSNSPAVYFQDYQTSKGTVGSFVEEHEPSVVSSSCISVIKHSPQSSLSDVSEVSSVEHTQESPGQGSCRSPENKFHAIKREPMELDNYAREPRDDRGPYAASVYHNYLGSSFSGYSHSPPLLQVNRSSSNSPRTSEADDGVVGKSSDGEDEQQVPKGPIHSPVELKRGHATVVKVPEVNSSALPHKLRIKAKAMQIKVEAFDNDFEATQKLSSPVDMTSKRHFELEKHSPRSMVHSSLTPFSVQVTNIQDWSLRSEHWHPKELSGKTQNGFKTGVVEIKDSGYKVSDAENLYLKQGIANLSAEVVSLKRLIATQPISASDSG; from the coding sequence ATGCAGTTGAGAAAAATGCAGACCATCAAAAAGGAGCAGGCATCTCTGGATACCACCAGCCCCGGGGACAAAGGGATGGTACTGAGTTCTGCCTTAACTGAAGCCACGGAGGACCTGGCCACAGGCGAAGAGCTGCTTCTGAACGAAGGCAGCGTGGGGAAGAACAAATCTTCCGCCTGTCGGAGGAAGCGGGAATTCATTCCCGATGAGAAGAAAGATGCTATGTACTGGGAAAAAAGGCGGAAAAACAATGAAGCGGCCAAGAGATCTCGGGAGAAGCGCCGGCTCAATGACCTGGTCTTAGAGAACAAACTAATTGCGCTGGGAGAAGAAAACGCCACTTTAAAAGCAGAACTGCTTTCCCTGAAATTAAAGTTTGGTTTGATTAGCTCCACGGCGTATGCTCAAGAGATTCAGAAACTCAGTAATTCTCCAGCCGTCTACTTTCAAGACTACCAGACTTCCAAGGGCACCGTGGGCTCCTTTGTGGAGGAGCACGAACCCTCCGTCGTGTCCAGCAGTTGCATTTCTGTCATCAAGCACTCTCCGCAGAGCTCTCTGTCCGACGTGTCCGAGGTGTCCTCCGTGGAACACACGCAGGAGAGCCCTGGGCAGGGCAGCTGCAGAAGTCCTGAAAACAAGTTCCACGCCATCAAGCGAGAGCCCATGGAGCTCGACAACTATGCAAGGGAGCCCAGAGATGACCGGGGCCCCTATGCAGCCTCCGTCTATCACAACTATCTGGGGAGTTCTTTTTCTGGCTACTCGCACTCTCCACCTCTCCTGCAAGTCAACAGATCCTCCAGCAACTCTCCCAGAACTTCAGAAGCCGACGACGGTGTCGTGGGCAAGTCCTCCGACGGGGAGGACGAGCAGCAGGTTCCCAAGGGCCCCATCCATTCTCCAGTGGAACTGAAACGTGGGCATGCGACCGTGGTGAAAGTCCCCGAAGTGAACTCCTCTGCCTTGCCGCACAAGCTTCGGATCAAAGCCAAAGCCATGCAGATCAAAGTCGAAGCCTTCGATAATGATTTCGAGGCCACACAAAAACTTTCCTCGCCCGTCGACATGACGTCGAAAAGACATTTTGAACTTGAAAAGCATAGTCCCCGGAGTATGGTACATTCTTCCCTCACACCTTTCTCAGTGCAAGTGACAAACATTCAAGATTGGTCCCTCAGATCGGAACACTGGCATCCCAAAGAACTGAGTGGCAAAACTCAGAATGGTTTCAAAACTGGAGTGGTGGAAATTAAAGACAGTGGCTACAAAGTTTCCGATGCGGAGAATTTGTACTTGAAGCAGGGGATAGCAAACTTATCTGCAGAGGTGGTCTCACTTAAGAGACTCATAGCCACACAACCAATCTCTGCTTCAGACTCCGGGTAA